Part of the Flavobacteriales bacterium genome is shown below.
AATCGTGCCGCAGTTCTTCGGTGTTGGCAATAATTGCATCCTGAATGCGCTGTGCGTAATTGATGCTCTGTGAAATGCGGTCCAAACTGTCCGAAAGCTCCGACTGGGTAACGCGCAATTCATTGTTCTGCTCGCTCAGTTCGTTGGTTCGCTTACGCACGAGTTCCTCCAGACCTTCGTTAAGCTCCGAGACCTCTTGCTGTTTGTCTCCTGCCACCCGTGCAAACAGTCCGAGGAAGATCGGAGCCGTATCAATGATCCAATGCAAGGGTTGCGTCCGCTGTGCTTCGAGGAGGCCACCGAACCCCAGGCCGAGGTCGCGCATGTACGCATCGAACATAGTGGCTACTACCGGAAACGCAAATCCGAACAGCGCCCCATATACGGTATATCGGGTACGGGCATTGCCACCTGCTACAGAACTGTTGGCCATTGGCGCTTAAATGGTTCTCATTTCAAAAGGAAGTTCAAGGATACTCTCAAGCTCTTCGCCTTTGGTTTCAATCATCTCGTCATCGGCCTTATAAAACCAGATGACCTTCACATCCTTGCCTGTATCCGAAATGTCCTCAAACATCATCAGAATATTGAAGATATAGCGCGTGGCGGCCGAGTTGAAGTAATCGATCTTCATCTCTACGGTGGTCATGTCCAAAGGGGCTTCAACATACTCCTGTAGCCATTCTTCAATGGGCTTGAAGAAATCGTGTGCGTCCTCAGGCAAAGCCCTTCCTTCAACGGTGAACACCCCGGTTGATGTGTTAAAATCAATCAATGGCGTGTCCTCTGTAGGCTCCAATCGTAATGATTCCATAATCGCTTAAAATTTAACGTTGAACGTAAAAAAGTACCGGTCATCACCCATATCGTCAAAGCAGTACCGCAGCTTTGCATGACTTTTACGGGCAATCTCAATCAGTCCCAGTCCGGCTCCACCCTTTTCGCTGAACGACCCTTCTCTGAGGGTTTTCTTATACGCCTGTTTCAATTCCATTTCATCCATTGCATTGAGGCTCTCAATGCGTTCTGCAAGCAGGTCTTTGGTCTTGCCGTCCACCACGTTGCCGACAGATGTCCAATATGATCCCTCTGCATCTTCAGTGATCATGAAGATCCCGTCCTTACTTACATTGCCAATGTTTTGGCGAGATACGTTCTGTAGCATCTCCACCAAGATGAGGAAAAAACCTTTCGACCCCATGAAGTCGTTGTCGTTCTTCACCTTTTCCTCAATGATCTGGATGATGGGCATGATCGAATCTTTGCCGAAATCGCCCTTGTAGATCATTACCACATCCGAATCCTTTATGCGCTTGTCGAACTCCTTGGTAAATCGGAGTGCTTCTCCTGGCAGACTTTCGGCATCATTTCCTGTCAGTTTAAGTGACAGATAGAAATTGGAAAGCTGTTCGCTGATGGCCTCGAAGTCATACGAGATCGGCTGTCCTGCTTTTCGTGCCAACTGAATAAGACCCAACCCTGCTCCGCCTTTGGCAGATATGTCCTGATTGTTCAACACCTCAAAATAGAGTGCTTTCAACTTGTCCTTCTCAATGCTGTTCAACTGGCTGAGTTTCTCGCTCAGCAGTTTCACCTCATCCATGTCGATGAGGTTGATCGAACTCACGTAATTCGCATCGCCCATGAGGCGGGCAGCAAACAGACCGCTGGATTTGTCCTTGTCGGGCTCGTGCTTGGCACCGTGGCGCACTACGTTCTGAAAACATTCCACCATGATGAAGGAAATGCGTCTGCTCAGTTTGGCAAGTGCCTCAAAATTGTTGACATTGAATTCGGTGATCCGAATGATCCCGTCAGTAATATCATCGCTTACATCTCCATTGAAAATGAAACTCAATCGATCATTTTCAAGCTCCTTGTAATAGCTGTAAAGTCTTTCCAATTTGCTACGGCCTTAGTTGGTCTTGGTCGTCAAACGGCAGGTTCCTGATTTAGGTTTCAATCCGTGCTGACTTTTGTCATCAAGTTCATGTAACACCAAATTTCCGTTCGGGAAGCGGCCGAATTTGCCACGCTTCAATCGTTACCTTTACCCCAATGAGAACGCTTACCATCCTACTGTTGCTGCCCACCATCCTTTTCGCGCAGAGCGCAGATGATGAAGCCTACACGCTTGGCGTGGAAGGAATTCAGAAAGTAGATGCTGGCGAATATTCGTTGGGAATTGCCCTGCTGAAAAAGGCGCGTAATCTCAAACCTCACGAATATGACTACACGTTTGAGATCGGCAAAGCGTATTTGAAAGCTGGCGATGCGAAGAAGGCAGAAAAATACCTGCACGATCTTCAGTATCACCAAAACGTGCAACCAGACCTGTATCTTCTGCTGGCCGACTGCTATTCTGACCTGAACGACAAGAAGAAAAATCCAGACGGGGACAACAAGAAAGAACTGGATGCTTTGCGCTATGGTATCCAGAAATTTCCGCAAGCGGGAAGTCTCTATCTCCAATTAGGGAAACGGAATGTTGATGTGGAGAAATCGGCCGAGGCGCTTGCCACATTCGAACTGGGAATTCGGAACGCCCCGAATTTTGCGGAGAACTACTTCTGGGCTTCCAAGTTGATGAAGGCTTCAAATGATCCGCTGTGGGCTTGGCTCTATGCCGAGGTCTGCTTCAACATGACGGATGACCCTGAAATTTCGCGTTCGTGTGCCGTGCTTATTTCGGAAAGTCTGAATTCTATAACGAAAGATGGCTGGAGTGCGGAACCGAACAGATTCGATGCTGATTTCGGGCAGATGCTGGCCAAAAACTGCGCGAGTGAAAAGAGTGGAACGATAGCGGAGCAACTCGCGCTGCGGAAATGTCTCTTGGCAAACTGGAAATACCAAGAGACCAAAGCGGCTGAACTGTTTGAACGAATGAACAGCTTGGAACAAACGGGCAGATTGGCGCCATTTGTGGCCAGCATTTACGAAACGACCAATAAAGACGCATTCCTGAAATGGCTGGCAAACAATGCAAGAGCTTACGAATCGTACCGCGCTTGGCGCTATTGGAATCCGCTTAAACTGAATGCCCCGATCGACCGCCTGTCGGACAACTAAACCCATCAATCCCATGGCTACGCAGAAAGAACTTTTGAGTGTTTATAACCAAATGGAGAACGAGCGACAGCAGTTGCTCCAAGAGCTTTCTAAGTATCCAGCAGAAACGTTGGAGAAGAAACCAGATGCGAACTCTTGGTCCGTTACAGAGGTCATTTACCACCTGATAATTGCCGAACGTGGCGCATTGAGCTACCTGAACAAAAAACTGGAGGTGGGTGGTTTCGGCAAGGCCACTTTTCAAGCAGGGCTGAAGCAGAAGCTGCTGAACTTCGCCATATCGTTGCCCGTCAAATACAAAGCTCCCAAAGTGGTTCAGTTGCCGAAAGATGCCAGCGTAACGTACGAGGAAGCCGTTTCGCAATGGGATGAGATTCGTGCAAACATGAAAAAAGCATACGAGGGTTTAGATGATGATTTCACGGGGCGTGAACTCTTCAAGCACCCGTTTGCTGGAAAGATGAACATCGTTCAGGGACTCAAATTCA
Proteins encoded:
- a CDS encoding DUF1987 domain-containing protein — translated: MESLRLEPTEDTPLIDFNTSTGVFTVEGRALPEDAHDFFKPIEEWLQEYVEAPLDMTTVEMKIDYFNSAATRYIFNILMMFEDISDTGKDVKVIWFYKADDEMIETKGEELESILELPFEMRTI